The following are from one region of the Stanieria cyanosphaera PCC 7437 genome:
- a CDS encoding nuclease A inhibitor family protein, whose product MKDSELIDHLKQASEGLLWLSESDYPFEIVYWENLNCLDSSKLLQRTGHDLSTKVEVKELAQFFQPATEAQDWYNAQELAECQRYQALVNLLQTHLQEIKVYRVGEVEIDVYLLGKTESGSLAGLSTKVVET is encoded by the coding sequence ATGAAAGACAGTGAATTAATCGACCATCTTAAACAAGCATCAGAAGGTTTACTATGGCTGAGTGAATCAGATTATCCTTTTGAAATCGTTTATTGGGAAAATCTCAACTGTCTCGACTCGTCTAAATTATTACAAAGAACTGGTCATGATTTATCAACTAAGGTTGAAGTTAAAGAACTAGCTCAATTTTTCCAACCAGCTACAGAAGCACAAGATTGGTACAATGCTCAAGAATTAGCAGAATGTCAACGTTATCAAGCATTAGTTAATTTATTGCAAACCCATTTACAAGAAATTAAAGTTTACCGTGTTGGAGAAGTTGAAATTGATGTTTACCTTTTAGGTAAAACTGAGTCTGGTTCTTTGGCTGGTTTATCTACCAAAGTAGTAGAAACATAA
- a CDS encoding DUF6798 domain-containing protein: MLRIAPFFSKILWQIILITAVLSWRLLLELNLSGRGWNEVDVLPLAKQYADPAWIPQDWYLNQAAGYRLLFNNLAGWLIVNFGFLATSIIGRLICYCLVATGLVLIGQKLKLSLPFLILATICCTYLGYGQGAIAGEWFVGGLEAKAFAYGLILIAVAFMLRRRYLVMTLFLGLATSFHVLVGGWAFLTTLGWLCFRPSTRLSKLKEIGFLLLLIYCVTSVFAIPAVAQHLLESESTSASTASISFSPSFIYVFLRLAHHLNPLSWDIFSWIKLIIYLLLLRRSMMLLHSQKDQQEMTRVNVIRLELGEFALISLIPFLGGLAIALFDRQGNWLQYYPFRFGDVMLPIIACLLTACTLESYLSKSKKSLKRLVNRILIVILLIQTAIFIYQAVSLQQFPTVQQDVNPQWKAMSNWIREHTPKDAVIVSHPIELVNFSWLTERGTIAKVKLFPQTDQKILEYYQRIDDLSGSSSLEKYITQNKLNKRELMKFISDGFENLSTDQAKALMNKYQSQYFLTTLKQHLDLEVAYRYDPYILYHQSSSSDRG; the protein is encoded by the coding sequence ATGCTTCGGATTGCTCCATTTTTTAGCAAGATATTGTGGCAAATAATATTAATAACAGCAGTTCTTAGTTGGAGACTTCTGTTAGAACTTAATCTAAGCGGTAGAGGTTGGAACGAGGTTGATGTGCTACCTCTGGCAAAACAGTATGCTGATCCCGCTTGGATACCTCAAGATTGGTATCTTAATCAAGCAGCCGGCTACAGGTTATTGTTTAATAATTTAGCGGGTTGGTTAATAGTTAACTTTGGCTTTTTGGCTACTTCTATTATTGGTCGTTTGATTTGCTACTGTTTAGTTGCAACTGGATTGGTTTTAATCGGGCAAAAATTAAAATTAAGTTTACCATTTCTTATCTTAGCTACTATTTGCTGTACTTATCTGGGTTATGGTCAAGGAGCGATCGCGGGTGAATGGTTTGTTGGTGGATTAGAAGCTAAAGCATTTGCCTATGGTTTAATTTTGATTGCGGTCGCATTTATGTTGAGAAGGCGTTATTTGGTGATGACGCTTTTTTTAGGATTAGCTACTTCTTTTCATGTTTTGGTAGGTGGTTGGGCATTTTTAACTACTTTAGGATGGCTTTGTTTTCGTCCCAGTACTCGCTTGTCTAAACTTAAAGAGATTGGTTTCTTATTATTATTGATTTACTGTGTTACTAGTGTTTTTGCTATTCCTGCTGTGGCGCAACACTTATTAGAATCAGAATCTACATCGGCATCGACTGCTTCAATTTCTTTTTCACCATCTTTTATTTACGTTTTTCTAAGACTTGCTCATCACCTCAACCCTTTATCTTGGGATATTTTTTCCTGGATCAAATTAATTATCTATCTTCTACTTCTTCGTAGAAGTATGATGCTGCTTCACAGTCAAAAAGATCAGCAAGAAATGACTAGAGTAAATGTGATTCGCTTGGAGTTAGGAGAATTTGCCCTAATTAGTCTGATTCCTTTTCTAGGAGGACTCGCGATCGCACTTTTTGATCGCCAAGGAAATTGGTTACAGTATTATCCTTTTCGCTTCGGGGATGTAATGTTACCAATTATTGCTTGTTTGTTAACTGCTTGTACACTGGAATCCTATTTGTCTAAATCTAAAAAATCTTTAAAAAGATTAGTCAATCGAATTTTAATCGTAATTTTGCTCATTCAAACCGCTATTTTTATTTATCAAGCAGTCAGCTTACAACAGTTTCCTACAGTCCAACAAGATGTTAACCCACAGTGGAAAGCAATGAGTAATTGGATCCGCGAACATACACCAAAAGATGCTGTAATAGTTTCTCATCCAATCGAGTTGGTTAATTTTTCCTGGTTAACTGAGCGCGGTACAATTGCTAAAGTTAAACTTTTTCCTCAGACTGATCAAAAGATTTTAGAGTACTATCAACGCATTGATGATCTTAGTGGTAGTTCTTCTCTAGAAAAATATATAACTCAAAATAAATTAAATAAAAGAGAGTTAATGAAATTTATCAGTGATGGATTTGAGAATTTGAGTACAGATCAAGCAAAGGCATTAATGAACAAGTATCAGTCTCAATATTTTCTCACTACGCTTAAACAGCACTTAGATCTAGAAGTAGCTTATCGTTACGATCCTTATATTCTTTATCACCAATCGAGTAGTAGCGATCGAGGTTGA
- a CDS encoding DUF1499 domain-containing protein: MHRLWSIILGIFITIFSSLIFSQPTWAVSSSLGIKDGFLSPCPKTPNCVVSQNADDSHAILPITYHTDFDTAREALLKVLTVVPRTEVIEQTDNYIYALSKSRIFKFIDDVEFYFPTDEQVIHIRSASRVGESDLGVNRRRLEQIRLAMKDLDV, from the coding sequence GTGCATCGTCTTTGGTCAATTATTTTAGGAATATTCATCACTATTTTTAGCAGTTTAATCTTTTCTCAACCTACATGGGCAGTTTCTTCTAGTTTGGGGATAAAGGATGGTTTTTTATCTCCCTGTCCTAAAACACCTAATTGTGTTGTCAGTCAGAATGCTGATGATTCTCATGCTATCTTACCCATCACTTATCACACCGATTTTGACACTGCACGTGAAGCCTTATTGAAAGTGCTGACAGTAGTTCCTCGTACCGAAGTAATTGAACAGACAGACAATTATATTTACGCTTTATCTAAAAGTCGCATTTTCAAATTTATTGACGATGTAGAATTTTATTTTCCCACTGATGAGCAAGTCATTCATATCCGTTCAGCTTCTCGGGTTGGAGAATCAGATTTAGGAGTGAACCGTAGACGTTTAGAGCAAATTCGTCTAGCGATGAAAGATCTTGATGTTTAA
- a CDS encoding DNA/RNA non-specific endonuclease — MFIRILIIKLIVILFLTGCSIGTSTKNIHLKYGNPSQANVQDFNNYLLEKPSYALSYNCSEGIPNWVSWQLNGSWLGSVERSNDFRPDVELPDGCYTVRPSDYRGTGYDKGHLIPSGDRTISQADNSTTFLMTNMIPQSPANNREVWRELEEYSRKLANEGKELYIVAGGEGKKDVIAKGKVTVPSYTWKVILVLNNGKVEQTIAVKIPNTEEVARTDWRDYIVSVDEIEQNTGYDFFSTLNRNIQQKIEAKVYQSDYVSTTLVDKPAKEPDSVLPKR, encoded by the coding sequence TGTTTCTAACAGGTTGTTCGATTGGCACAAGTACAAAAAACATTCATCTCAAATACGGTAATCCCAGTCAAGCTAATGTTCAAGACTTCAACAACTATCTACTAGAAAAACCGAGTTATGCTCTTTCTTACAACTGTAGTGAAGGAATACCGAATTGGGTGAGTTGGCAATTAAATGGTTCTTGGTTAGGAAGTGTAGAGCGTTCTAATGATTTTAGACCAGATGTAGAGTTACCTGATGGTTGTTATACTGTGCGTCCATCCGATTATCGAGGTACAGGCTATGATAAAGGACATCTAATTCCTTCAGGCGATCGCACTATCTCCCAGGCAGATAATAGCACTACTTTTTTAATGACCAACATGATTCCCCAATCTCCAGCTAATAATCGGGAAGTATGGCGGGAACTAGAAGAATATAGTAGGAAGTTAGCAAATGAAGGAAAGGAATTATATATTGTCGCTGGAGGAGAAGGAAAAAAGGATGTAATCGCCAAGGGTAAAGTCACTGTTCCTTCTTATACTTGGAAAGTAATTTTAGTCTTAAATAATGGTAAAGTCGAGCAAACTATTGCCGTTAAAATTCCAAATACTGAAGAAGTAGCTAGAACAGATTGGCGAGATTATATTGTTTCGGTAGATGAGATTGAGCAAAATACTGGTTATGACTTCTTTTCTACTCTCAACAGAAATATTCAACAAAAAATCGAAGCCAAAGTCTATCAATCAGATTATGTTTCTACTACTTTGGTAGATAAACCAGCCAAAGAACCAGACTCAGTTTTACCTAAAAGGTAA
- a CDS encoding SDR family oxidoreductase → MTKRILVTGATGRTGSLVLKKLRQQSEQFQAFGFTRSLLKVEELFGSTENFFLGDIKDQSSLETALEGCSALVILTSAVPQMKAPPQPGERPQFGYESDAMPEIVDYYGQKNQIDAARKAGVEHIVLVGSMGGTNPNHPLNQMGNGNILIWKRKAEQYLIDSGIDYTIIRAGGLLDQEGGVRELLVGKNDTLLNDPPNGIPTSIPRADVAEVVVQALREPYARNKAFDLISKPQDAPDAKVTKDFAALFQQTTSGM, encoded by the coding sequence ATGACTAAACGAATATTAGTTACAGGTGCAACAGGAAGAACAGGTTCACTAGTATTGAAGAAATTACGTCAACAAAGCGAGCAATTTCAAGCATTTGGGTTTACAAGATCCTTATTAAAAGTTGAAGAGCTATTTGGCTCAACAGAAAATTTTTTCTTGGGAGACATCAAAGATCAATCCAGTTTAGAAACAGCTTTAGAAGGTTGTTCTGCTTTAGTTATTCTTACTAGTGCTGTACCTCAAATGAAAGCACCTCCTCAACCAGGAGAACGTCCTCAATTTGGTTACGAATCGGATGCTATGCCAGAAATAGTAGACTACTACGGTCAAAAAAATCAAATCGATGCTGCTAGAAAAGCAGGAGTAGAACACATTGTTTTGGTAGGTTCGATGGGTGGAACTAATCCCAATCATCCCCTTAATCAAATGGGTAACGGTAACATCCTGATTTGGAAACGTAAAGCGGAACAGTATTTAATTGATTCGGGCATCGATTACACTATTATTCGTGCTGGTGGTTTACTCGATCAAGAGGGTGGAGTTAGAGAGTTGTTAGTCGGTAAAAATGACACCTTACTCAATGATCCACCTAACGGTATTCCTACTTCTATTCCTAGAGCGGATGTTGCTGAAGTAGTTGTGCAAGCTTTAAGAGAACCCTATGCTCGTAATAAAGCTTTTGATCTGATTTCTAAACCTCAAGATGCTCCCGATGCCAAGGTTACAAAAGATTTTGCAGCTTTATTTCAACAAACTACTTCAGGAATGTAG